The nucleotide window TTTCCTCCATCATGTTAATCATGGCATCACTTTAGTTTTCTCCTCAAAAACAAGATGAGTGATTCTTGTTAAAGGTTAAATTTGTGTTTCCCtaagtatattttaattttttacttgaaTCTAAACGGCTATGACAAGATGGGCATGAGTATGTGTTTCCGCTGTGTTTTCAGCTTACTAATTTCACTCTGTTAAATGCTGTTCCTAATTTTTGTTGCATGGTTCACCTTGTAGAAGGCATCCAAATTTTATCTTAGATTCTGAAAGTCATAGTGGCCTCAAATCTGTTTTGTTGTAGAGATCCTGACAGTCTAGGTGTTTATATCACTTCTTTTAATGGTGTCCATGCTAAAACGTCCCCGATTTGTGATCCTGTAAAATCCCGCCTCGTTCGAAGGCCAGCCTGAGCGTGTAGCCTTTGGTGCCTTTGCCCGAGTTCCCTGGGGAGATTTGAGTGGCATTCTGCAGGGTGTCAGGTGGAAGGCCTGCACATCTTTTCAGAGATGCATTCAGCATTCCCTCCCTGCGCTGACAGGGACATGGCTATATCTACCTGGCTCCATCTTACAAGTGTCATTCACTGCACTTCTCTGGGAGAAGCTGCGTGCAACTAGTTCTTTGTAACCGTACGTAACCGATGCTGCATTTTCGTCCCTCTTTCTGTCCGCAGTGTTTTTCCTGCCTTGAAAAGGTTCCTTCTGGGCCTTTCGTGCCTGACAATTTACACCATAGGAAGCCCTTTCTACCCTGACAGCTACTTCCTCACTGACGGGTATGAGGTGAGCAAAAGCAAACCAGCAGAAATTACACAGTTGGAACTGTAAAAGAAATGgatgtatttttattgctaCATAAGACTATAACTTCATTATTTTGTACTCAAATTCGTGTTATGATCTCATTCCAGGCCCAGCCCTTCTGGTACCGTTGTGTGTACATCCTGATCTGGGCTAAAATCAGCTTGTACAAATACGTCAGCTGCTGGGTCATTGCTGTGAGTATCTAGTCCACGTTGCGTCTTTACCTTTGTTGCAAACCACCACTTGGGTGGTGTTTCTTTCGATGTCGCTTGCCTGCCTATACTATAAGCTATAGCCAAGTTGTTTTCTCTTTCAAGCAGTagtagtgcagcaggtagtgttgttgtttttctggtTTGCTCTGTTTCATTGTATTCAGTAACGTGTGTTCCGTGTGCTTTTGTCTTGCAGGAAGGTGTGTGTATTCTCTGTGGGCTGGGCTACAACGGACAGGATGAGAAGGGGACCCACCAATGGGACGCCTGTGCGAACATGAGAGTGTGGCAGTATGAGACCACACCCCTCTTCACTGGCACCATTGCTTCCTTCAACATCAACACCAACGCTTGGGTGGCCAGGTCAATGTCGCTGAAAATCATTTCACTGGACATTTCACGTTGAACACAATACATCACGTAAACACCACAGACCATTAATTAATCGATCCATTAGTTAATTTTCCAAATGAGGATTCACTGACTTTGGTGGAAACTGTGATGTTACTTTAAGGGAACATGCATGGACTGTAAAGGGCAATTGAAGCCCTCGTTGTGTCCCATCCCTTTTGCTTGTTAGGGCTGTTGTAGCATGCTGTCTGCAGGAGCCTGTAGTCCcggttctgtgtcactgtagcTCTGACACTGTCTCCCCCCTCTCTGTGATTGCTAACAGACATGTATTCAAGCGATTGAAGTTTCTTGGTAACAAGATGGCATCTCAGATGGCGACGTTGCTGTTCCTGGCCGTGTGGCACGGTCTTCACTCCGGCTACATACTGTGCTTCTCTTTGGAGTTCATCATCGTCAATGTGGAGAGGAAGGTAAACGTCTCTGTCCGTCTTCTGTCCTTCACTGTCGACATGACGCAGCTGTGTTAGTTTGTACGAGGCAGTATGTGCTCACTCATTGGTGTCCTTGTTACCCAGAGACTTTAAGCACCGTGTTCCTGCCAGATGCCTGTATGTCTCATTGGCAGTTGCTAGTGACTCTCCCTGGTTGTTAACGCAGGCCATGGCGCTAGTGAATGACAGTCCTCTGCTGACCCGACTGGTCTCCAGCCCGCTGTACCCCCTACTCTATGTGGTCCAGCAGTTCCTGCACTGGCTCTTTATGGGATACCCCCTCGTACCCTTTTGTCTGTTCACCTATGACAAGTGGCTCAAGGTAAGACAGTGgggtagtaaaaaaaaaaatggcttaaCGTGTAAGAATACCACCACTTAAATATTACTTTCTATTAACTGGGAATTCAGTTCTTATTTAAGGTCACACTTGTGTTGATGAGTTGATATTTGTCTTCCAGGTGTATTCATCTGTCTACTTCTGTGGTCACGTCTTTTTCTTCATTGCCTACCTTATCATACCCTACTTCCGCATGGTGCTGGTGCCTCGGAAAGCAGGGGacgtgaagaaagaaaaatgatacTGCAGGTACATTTTTGTACTCGTCTTAAAGCTAAGAGCCTTAACACACTGTTCTTTTACGTTACTAGTCTTTTCCCAGTTTCTGCCCTTCTTTAATGTTAATATGTTCCTTTTTTGCTGTGTAATGACCATCCACTTTTTCTCTTTTAGGTCTCAAGTTTGGATTTTCAACCTAAATTTGACTGAAGGGAACTGTGACTTTTAATGTGGAAAAgatcagaaaatattttaacgCCTTTAGTAATATTTATGTGTACAAATTTGATTTCGATATGTTTTGGGCTGATGAAGGTGATGTGGGGAAATTTAGGCACAGATAGTGAGGGAGGAAGTAGAGAGATGGCGTTTACCCAGAGTGCTGTAGTGAGGTAGCGTTAAGTGAAAGCGGGTGGTGTGCTGAAAGGGTGCATACCTGACTGTCACTTTGCCTTTGGCCCCACTTGACAGGTGTATGTGTCGCTCATCTCTCACTCCAGTAAGCATTTGAAAGATGAGCCCTATTTTGGGGCACAAAATTAGTGTGTTTGGTGCTTCCAGGTTGAAAACGACACCTGTTGTTGGAaagattgcattttttttgcaattttgcaAAAGATGACACACTGCGGCGGGACCTTTTCAAACCACAGCCAAGAAACACTACGCACTGCAGCACAATTTaattgtgatttattattttttaaattgccttGAATATTAAAGATGAATGTTTTAACAGCGATGATGGTTGAAAAGTAGTCTTGGAAATAGTAGGCGTGGTACATAGTTTTGCTTtgggcaaaacaaaaaactaaaatccaCACAAAGGCCCTCCCTCTGTCCTGCTCTTTCCacattggttttatttttttattttttttatttttttttttaaatcagtctcctcttctcagttttatttctttgcttcaTCATACtcacacaaacatttccaaCCCGCACCACCACTTTTCTATTCATTCGAACCATGATTGTTATCCATCCATAACCACCCAGTGACATGGACCCTTTTTTATGTACATTCTGTACAAGGTGGCTAAGACTCACTGTAACAATGATGTTTTGATAATATTTATACTTGTGGTGATaattgtgtattattattattccagaGACTACTTTGCCTTATTGCTACCAAATGTACAAACGAaacagttttaaactttttttgtaatgttcATTAAAATGCTGGATTTTTGAATGAAGTGTGTGTCAATATGATTCTGAGGCTACCTGTgcctgcctgcccccccccccactgtctgCCAGGATGACGTCATTTTGCAGTctgggcggggaggggggccCGTaggtgcggtgggggggggggcagtcagAGCCGTCGGCGAACAACAACAAAACGGACATTAACTCGGTCCGCCGTGGCAATTAACGGCACGTGCGGTGCtgcggaggtgtgtgtgtgtgtgtgtgtgtgtgtgttcgttccgtGGCGGAGTGTGACTGTCCGCgcgcgggagagagagagagagagagagagagagagagagagagagagagcgagcgagagggagggggggcggaGGGACGCAGTGTGGGCGGAGGAGGGAGAGGCGCAGAGGGAGGGGGCCGCAGCCTCGCAGCATCACAGCATCGCCCTTCTTTCTCACGACGCCTGCTGCAAACAAGGGCGACGGCAgtctgtttcacacacacacaccgcgcgcgcgcgcacacatacgcacgcacgctgcgcacacagacacacaccgcACAGACAGAGCGCAGGGCGGACGGAGACACCGCTGCGGGGACCAGAGCGGAGCGGCGGAGGCTGAGAGGGGACCGGGGCTCGGGTACCACAGCATCCCTTCACGGTAccgaggctgtgtgtgtgtgtgtgtgtgtgtgtgtgtgtgtcgggggggatCACAACGCATCCTGGGCTCTGTCCACGACGcctcacacacctccacatCCATCCATGTTCGCTCAGTTACTGTCGCATGTTCGCATGTACAGCATGtcctctatatatatatatatgtgtgtgtgtgcgcgcgcacgaaCCTGGCTCTCTCGCCCCCCTTTTCACTTGTGCTGTCACTCCCCACGTTTGACTCCCTTCATACTGACTGTACATTGTGACAATAATGACAATGTGCacaaatgtacattaaataGGTGTCTGTCTTTCTTGTCTCTAGGTAGACATGGTGCtcaacctacacacacacacacatagggtACACA belongs to Scleropages formosus chromosome 18, fSclFor1.1, whole genome shotgun sequence and includes:
- the lpcat3 gene encoding lysophospholipid acyltransferase 5, which codes for MAAPLMERLSESLGSSEPAVRLILSILTGYPFAMLYRSYFFHQSPTVVHLFHTMSGLILAAFNFGSQLYHSAVCVGVQFLLLRLMGRTLTTVLTSFSFQMVYLLCGYYYTATDQYDIKWTMPHCVLALKLIGLSFDYYDGGKEPPQLSAEQKKGALSKVPSLLEVCGFSYFYGGFLVGPQFTLRSYQRLVSGELTDCPGQPPNSVFPALKRFLLGLSCLTIYTIGSPFYPDSYFLTDGYEAQPFWYRCVYILIWAKISLYKYVSCWVIAEGVCILCGLGYNGQDEKGTHQWDACANMRVWQYETTPLFTGTIASFNINTNAWVARHVFKRLKFLGNKMASQMATLLFLAVWHGLHSGYILCFSLEFIIVNVERKAMALVNDSPLLTRLVSSPLYPLLYVVQQFLHWLFMGYPLVPFCLFTYDKWLKVYSSVYFCGHVFFFIAYLIIPYFRMVLVPRKAGDVKKEK